The genomic window ATTTTAGGAACAAGTCGTACCAAATGAAAACGAAAACAATTAACATTCCACACATTAAGCAGAAGAGCTTATTAGATGTCGTCGTGGTTGATTCATGCAATGGCTTGATTTGTTCTACTGTACCTCACCATCAGCAGTATGACCCTATTCACATATGTAACCCTGTCACCAGAGAGTTTGTTTATCTTCCAAGATACGAAAATAAAACCGGTTCATTACGTGTATATGGGATGCAGAGTGGCTTTGGTTACTGTCCTTCAACCAATGAGTACAAAGTTGTAAGAATCTATCACAAAGGTGCTTCATGTTTTTTCCAGGTTTATAGACTTGGCAATGAGAGTACTCATAAATGGTCCGACGAGAAACAAATCCCGTACCCGTTGTTTTATAACGTTCATCGATCAAAGGGTGTTTCTGTAAATGGAGAGATACATCGGCTGGATGGGGCATCAAAGATTGTTGCCTTCAGCTTAAAGGATGAGGAATTCCACTATATAGCTTCACCGCCACCTCTTGTGGAGGCAGTAATACATATCTTCAAAATAAACTGTGTGTTGGGAAACTGGTTATGTGTTAATCGTATATCAACCACTAAGGAGAACGACATATGGTTATTTAAAAAGAACAATGAGATGAACGGGAAACACAATGGAACTTGGAATTGGAACAAGGAGTTTACCTTGCAAGCTGAAACTAGAAGTGTTATTCCACTCGCTTTTACCAATGATGGTAAGGTGTTATTTTCGCAGGGTTATGGACTTGCCTATTACGATCCAAAAGAATGTGAGGGGGTGCTTGTAACACTTGGCCGGGATGATCATGATCGAAGTGCAGGTTTGACAGTTTATGAAGCAACTCGTCACGTTAACAGCTTTGTTTCGCTGAAAGCTCTTGGTGTCAAAAGCAAGAGAAGACTACAATATAAGGGTAAGTAAACTGAACGATGATCCAAGGGTATAATCCCTACGATTTTATGTTTTGAATATTTTATTGTTTAGCTAACTAGTGACTGATCATATGTAAGCTTCAAATTCTTTACTTATAAAACCAACATTAGATTTATGCTCCTTTTCTCAAAAGACATGATCATTTTCTTATCCAAGTTCTTTTACTTGCTGCtctctatttcatccagtgtgaAAAACTAGTCAAGCCCCTCCCCTCCCGTACAAGTTTTCTAGTTCTGCTActggcaccaccaccaccactatacaATTTTTCTCTCATGCAAGAAAATATTATAGGAAGCTGTAAGCTTTAACATTCATTCTAATACGAAAAACAAAGTTACCACATGCCCGATGCATAGGACGGGCACAGAAACTACTAAAGCATGAAACTCTCTCCTTccaataaagaaaaatataaagCATGAAACTTGCAAAACTTTCAAGGACAAGACAATTTTAGAAGTTGGATATTATCATCACAGGCAATGCCCCACATTGATTAAAATGACTTTTAAATAATTCAAATAAGTTTTTCCTCAGTGAAGTTTACAGTAGATATcagcaatttcttcttcttcttcatattcttaaGTGTCTATCTTAGAAGAGGGGTGGAAGTATTGTTGGCATTGGCTTTAGCACAAATGGTGTTTTCATCAAAGGATCATTTGAAGTACTGTCAGACAAGAATAAACAAGGACAGCGTAGCTCCTCAAATCTTCTGGTTCGGATATTGAACTCCCAAACATAGTTCCAGCAACCTAGCAAAACAACATCTTGGTCTAATGGATTAAAGCCTACAACCTGTATTAGTACTTCAGCAGAACCCCATCTAGAATTTGCATTTTGTTTCTTAAAATCCATCTCTACTATGATATCGCGCAACTCAATACCATACAGTGATTGCCAGTTGTCTTCCTTGAGCACCCAAGCACTCAAAGTTCTTTGATTTGTAATTCTAGCGTAACAGATCAAGCCATCTGACTCCCCAAGATTACGATCTCGAGCATTAGCACCATCAACATCCGGAAAGTCAATAATTCTACACTGATAGCCATCAGTTCTGAAGTTGTTGAGAATGCAAGCTACAATTTTATGTCCTTTGTTAATCCGAACACCATCATGGGTAACAACAGTATCGTACCAAAGTCGTTCCATTGAGACATTAACAGGGCATGAAACTTCAAAAGAGTTCCATTCACCCGATTTAGAACAAAATATATCAGCCCAAACTTTCACTGATGATAAACCTGCGATACGTACAACCTTGTAGCAACTCGTGGTATAGGATGACGAATACTCACTAAAGAAACCAATAACACCAAAATGACACCAAAAGGGATTGGGTGGTGAAGGAATAGAAACCCATTTTTGTGTGAGTGGATTACAAACATAATACCTCCTCCTATGGTTCAGCGTAGTATAACAAAGTACCAAACCATTACTAGAACCTACAAAGGCTAGTTC from Papaver somniferum cultivar HN1 unplaced genomic scaffold, ASM357369v1 unplaced-scaffold_80, whole genome shotgun sequence includes these protein-coding regions:
- the LOC113344887 gene encoding F-box protein At3g07870-like, which translates into the protein MGMNDLPSDISLNIFSRRDVDSLLDSKLVCEPWCNLVRNPSFAQTHLSRQKLLLSPNACVEIMELGFLLLEKIDDKSDNCKLHYVGCDVDFRNKSYQMKTKTINIPHIKQKSLLDVVVVDSCNGLICSTVPHHQQYDPIHICNPVTREFVYLPRYENKTGSLRVYGMQSGFGYCPSTNEYKVVRIYHKGASCFFQVYRLGNESTHKWSDEKQIPYPLFYNVHRSKGVSVNGEIHRLDGASKIVAFSLKDEEFHYIASPPPLVEAVIHIFKINCVLGNWLCVNRISTTKENDIWLFKKNNEMNGKHNGTWNWNKEFTLQAETRSVIPLAFTNDGKVLFSQGYGLAYYDPKECEGVLVTLGRDDHDRSAGLTVYEATRHVNSFVSLKALGVKSKRRLQYKGK
- the LOC113344888 gene encoding putative F-box/kelch-repeat protein At4g22430, with product MAAGAFLTEDILIVIFTYLPLTSIYKFKAVSKVWLSILSDTYFLTEWFQINITNKSHPWMHHHTRINPNGLKKLHPLKLGNYTCPGLYSKSMSTLFDHGFSFQFLTDSKQIQGLELAFVGSSNGLVLCYTTLNHRRRYYVCNPLTQKWVSIPSPPNPFWCHFGVIGFFSEYSSSYTTSCYKVVRIAGLSSVKVWADIFCSKSGEWNSFEVSCPVNVSMERLWYDTVVTHDGVRINKGHKIVACILNNFRTDGYQCRIIDFPDVDGANARDRNLGESDGLICYARITNQRTLSAWVLKEDNWQSLYGIELRDIIVEMDFKKQNANSRWGSAEVLIQVVGFNPLDQDVVLLGCWNYVWEFNIRTRRFEELRCPCLFLSDSTSNDPLMKTPFVLKPMPTILPPLF